The sequence AGGTCAAGCTGGTGCATCATTTCCTGGATTGTTTGCGTCTATGGCAAGAGCTTACTTGACAGAGTTTAATGCAACTGAAGAAGACTTTGCAGCAGTTGCAGTAAAGAATCACGACAATGGTTTCCTTAATCCTAAAGCTCACATGCAAAAAAAGATTACAATTGATGATGTAATGAACTCTGCCGTAGTTGCAAGTCCTCTAAAACTTTATGATTGCTGTCCATTTTCTGATGGTGCAAGTTCTGTTATTCTTTGTTCTGAAAAGTTTGCAAAAGAGCACGGTGGTGATTACATTGAAGTAATTGGTTCTGGTAGGGGAGGTTCTCCTGCTGCATTGCAAGGACGTGAACATATGACAACAATTCCTAGTACAAAAATTGCAGCAGCAGATGCATACAAAATGGCAGGAATTACTACAAAAGATATTGACTTTGCAGAAGTACATGACTGCTTTACAATTGCAGAAGTAGTCGACACTGAAGACTTGGGATTCTTTGAAAAAGGACAAGGCATTCAAGCTGTTCGTGAAGGTAGAACAAAATTAAATTCTGACATTTCAATTAATCCATCAGGCGGTCTTAAATCAAAAGGACATCCAATCGGAGCAACAGGTGTTGGACAAGTAGTAGAAGTATTTGATCAACTAACTGGAAAAGCTGGTGAAAGAACTGTTAAAGATGCAAAAATTGGTTTAACTCATAACTTTGGCGCAACTGGAGCAAGTTGTGCAGTTCACATATTCCAAAGTGTGTAAAATGACTATTGAAGAACAACTAATTGAATATGCAAAACAGGGTAAACTCTTAACTCATAAATGCACTAAATGCGGATATCTTCATTTATCTACTGCCTATTACTGTCTCAAATGCGGCAGTCAAGGGTTTGAAGATGTTATTTTAGATGGTGTGGGCTCAATTGCAACTTATACCATCATTACTGTTGCCCCTGCGGGCTTTGAAAAATATACACCGTATGCCTTTGTTGTACTTCAACTAGATAATACTGATCTGAGAATTTCTGGATTTATGGCAGGAATTGCCACTCCTGAGGATCTTCCGATTGGAACTAGAGCACATATAACTGGTTTTGAAGATGGCTGTGGAATCATCATTAAAAAGCAGTAAAATAATTTGTTTGAATTATTAAAAAAAATCAAAATCGATTCTTAATAATTTTGCTAGGTGATAATCTCTATGTCTGTAGAAATAACTTGTGGTAAATGTGGAGAAAAGATCACAAATATGAAAATGCTAAAATCTCTAAAAGATGTTTTGAATCCAACAAATGGAAAATGCCCATCCTGTGGACAGAAACTTTCCACTTCAGAATTTTCACTTGATGTTCAAGAAAACTGATCACCAAAAGGATCATTTTTTAGATTTTTTTAAAAAAACAGTTAGTGATTATTAAAAAATTTCCTCTGCAAATTGGAAAACTGATCCAAGTTGATCCCAAACTGATCAAAAATGTTCAAAAATGATCTAGTCACAAGTCTTATTTACTCCTTAGTCAAGAAAAAAAACATGAAAATGAGTGATGAGGATCTAGAATTAGATTTGGATGCTGATCTAGATGACGATGACGATTTAGAGTTAGACTCTGATTCATCACCCA comes from Nitrosopumilus sp. and encodes:
- a CDS encoding thiolase domain-containing protein produces the protein MTFVEKVCVLGAGSTKYGKLSESIADITTQASVAAIESAGISPKDIKASYISNVFGVADKQVHIGPVLMSRLGIPDKPSLTIESACGSGSVSFREAYANVAAGFYDCLVVTGVEKVTHTGTEWTTTYFAYCSDFFYEGQAGASFPGLFASMARAYLTEFNATEEDFAAVAVKNHDNGFLNPKAHMQKKITIDDVMNSAVVASPLKLYDCCPFSDGASSVILCSEKFAKEHGGDYIEVIGSGRGGSPAALQGREHMTTIPSTKIAAADAYKMAGITTKDIDFAEVHDCFTIAEVVDTEDLGFFEKGQGIQAVREGRTKLNSDISINPSGGLKSKGHPIGATGVGQVVEVFDQLTGKAGERTVKDAKIGLTHNFGATGASCAVHIFQSV
- a CDS encoding OB-fold domain-containing protein, translated to MTIEEQLIEYAKQGKLLTHKCTKCGYLHLSTAYYCLKCGSQGFEDVILDGVGSIATYTIITVAPAGFEKYTPYAFVVLQLDNTDLRISGFMAGIATPEDLPIGTRAHITGFEDGCGIIIKKQ